The candidate division WOR-3 bacterium genome window below encodes:
- a CDS encoding TetR/AcrR family transcriptional regulator translates to MNRKQREIENRREIMLETAKELFLKKGYDAVSLGEIAKKSEFSRITLYSYFKGKADILVAIIAEAFLEGNKEYSKMIKDMKSSYEKLKTYGIHEYKTFQKHPEYHLLIVRFRQYRLEKENISERNLQTLRKSDEIASSLFSDIINEGIRNGEFRKDLDVELSRHFFSKAVFAIVHPYVFKTAKDLSKLEVELDYLLRAFVP, encoded by the coding sequence ATGAACAGAAAACAGAGAGAAATTGAAAATAGAAGAGAAATCATGCTGGAGACGGCGAAGGAACTTTTTCTTAAAAAGGGTTACGACGCCGTCTCTCTCGGCGAGATCGCAAAAAAATCTGAGTTCTCGAGAATAACTCTTTATTCATATTTCAAAGGAAAAGCCGATATCCTCGTGGCGATAATTGCCGAGGCTTTCCTCGAAGGAAACAAAGAATACTCCAAAATGATAAAGGACATGAAATCCAGTTATGAAAAGCTCAAAACATACGGGATTCATGAATACAAAACTTTTCAAAAACACCCCGAATACCACCTTTTGATTGTCCGTTTTCGACAGTACAGGCTCGAAAAAGAAAACATATCCGAAAGAAATCTTCAAACTCTTCGAAAAAGCGACGAAATCGCTTCTTCACTTTTTTCTGACATTATCAACGAAGGAATAAGAAACGGTGAATTCAGAAAAGACCTCGATGTAGAACTCTCCCGTCATTTCTTTTCCAAAGCTGTTTTCGCTATAGTGCACCCCTATGTTTTCAAAACTGCGAAAGATCTTTCAAAACTAGAGGTTGAACTCGATTATCTGCTCAGGGCTTTTGTCCCTTGA